One Mycobacteroides abscessus ATCC 19977 genomic window carries:
- a CDS encoding TetR/AcrR family transcriptional regulator — protein sequence MPYAEAARALLRESVLDALGDLLRQRDWSAVTMSDVSRRAGVSRQTLYNEFGSRQGLAQGYALRLAHRLVDAVGDAIYAHVGDIHGALHSGFADFFAESAADPMVISLLTGEAKPELMRIVTVDSALIVVPASARLTESFMNSWVAASQEDASILARSIVRLAISYVSMPPESDHDVALDMARLLSPFVETNALADKA from the coding sequence GTGCCGTATGCCGAGGCTGCGCGGGCGCTGCTTCGGGAATCGGTCCTCGACGCCCTGGGCGATCTGCTGCGCCAGCGGGACTGGTCGGCGGTCACGATGTCCGACGTCTCGCGCCGCGCAGGGGTCAGTCGTCAAACGTTGTACAACGAGTTCGGCTCTCGGCAGGGCCTGGCCCAGGGGTACGCACTGAGATTGGCACATCGTCTGGTGGACGCCGTCGGCGACGCGATCTATGCCCACGTCGGCGACATTCACGGGGCCCTGCATTCGGGATTTGCCGACTTCTTCGCCGAGAGTGCCGCCGATCCCATGGTCATCTCTCTGCTCACCGGCGAGGCCAAGCCCGAACTGATGCGGATCGTCACCGTGGACAGTGCGCTGATCGTGGTGCCTGCCTCGGCACGGCTGACCGAGTCATTCATGAACAGCTGGGTGGCAGCGAGTCAGGAGGACGCTTCGATCCTTGCGAGGTCGATTGTGCGACTGGCGATTAGCTATGTGTCGATGCCGCCGGAATCCGATCATGATGTGGCTCTCGATATGGCACGGTTGTTGTCCCCGTTCGTCGAGACCAACGCGCTTGCCGACAAGGCGTGA
- a CDS encoding rubredoxin: MSDETCVDSEYKLYECMQCGFQYDEALGWPEDGIEPGTRWDDIPEDWSCPDCGAAKADFVMVEIARP; this comes from the coding sequence ATGAGCGACGAGACCTGTGTCGATTCGGAATACAAGTTATACGAATGCATGCAATGCGGTTTCCAGTACGACGAAGCTCTCGGTTGGCCGGAAGACGGCATCGAGCCGGGCACCCGCTGGGATGACATCCCCGAGGACTGGAGCTGCCCGGACTGCGGAGCGGCCAAGGCCGACTTCGTGATGGTGGAGATCGCACGGCCATGA
- a CDS encoding rubredoxin yields the protein MSAKISQYRCPICQYVYDESRGAPREGFPAGTAWSEIPDDWCCPDCGVREKIDFDEVVGADS from the coding sequence ATGTCCGCCAAGATATCCCAGTACCGTTGCCCTATATGTCAGTACGTGTACGACGAGAGCCGGGGAGCCCCTCGTGAGGGGTTCCCGGCCGGGACGGCCTGGTCGGAGATTCCCGACGACTGGTGCTGCCCCGACTGTGGAGTGCGCGAGAAGATCGATTTCGACGAAGTAGTAGGAGCGGACTCATGA
- a CDS encoding alkane 1-monooxygenase gives MTSNLETGPAQPAAQWRDRKRYMWLYGMIPPTAIFIATALVYAMNQLGWQQFSPVLFWIGPLLVYVILPLLDLNFGADGENAPDEVMEALENDKYYRYCTYIFIPFQYASFFLGAYYFTATDLSWIGFDHGISWISKLGIAASIGVLGGVGINTAHEMGHKKEELERWLSKITLAQTFYGHFYIEHNRGHHVRVATPEDPASSRFGETFWGFWPRSVWGALRSSWNLEATRMKRLNRFVLHPSNDVVNAWLMSVVLFGVTIAIFGTAVIPYLIIQAIYGFTFLETVNYLEHYGLLRQKNGERYERCTPKHSWNSDHLVTNIFLYHLQRHSDHHANPTRRYQTLRSMDGAPNLPSGYATMLTLAYFPPLWRKVMDHRVLDHYDGDITRVNIQPSKRAKILARYGVTEGAA, from the coding sequence ATGACGTCAAACCTGGAAACCGGTCCGGCGCAGCCCGCCGCGCAGTGGCGCGACCGCAAGCGCTACATGTGGCTGTACGGCATGATCCCGCCCACGGCGATCTTCATCGCGACGGCTTTGGTCTACGCGATGAACCAGCTCGGCTGGCAGCAGTTCTCGCCGGTCCTCTTCTGGATCGGCCCGCTGTTGGTCTACGTGATCCTGCCGCTGCTGGACCTGAATTTCGGGGCTGACGGTGAGAACGCACCCGATGAGGTGATGGAGGCGCTGGAGAACGACAAGTACTACCGCTATTGCACCTACATCTTCATTCCGTTCCAGTACGCGAGCTTCTTCCTGGGTGCCTATTACTTCACCGCCACCGACCTGAGCTGGATCGGCTTCGACCACGGCATCAGCTGGATTTCCAAGCTGGGGATCGCGGCGTCGATCGGCGTGCTGGGCGGGGTGGGTATCAACACCGCGCACGAGATGGGCCACAAGAAGGAAGAGCTGGAGCGCTGGCTCTCGAAAATCACGCTGGCACAGACGTTCTATGGTCACTTTTACATCGAGCACAACCGCGGCCATCACGTGCGCGTCGCCACTCCGGAAGACCCCGCCAGCTCGCGATTCGGTGAGACCTTCTGGGGCTTTTGGCCGCGCAGCGTGTGGGGCGCCCTGAGGTCCTCCTGGAACCTGGAGGCCACGCGCATGAAGCGGCTCAACCGCTTTGTGTTGCACCCGAGCAACGATGTGGTGAACGCCTGGCTGATGTCGGTGGTGCTGTTCGGGGTGACCATCGCCATCTTCGGCACCGCGGTCATTCCCTACCTCATCATCCAGGCCATCTACGGCTTCACCTTCCTAGAGACGGTGAACTATCTGGAGCACTACGGGTTGCTGCGGCAGAAGAACGGTGAGCGGTACGAACGCTGCACGCCGAAGCACAGCTGGAACTCCGATCACCTGGTGACCAATATCTTCCTGTACCACTTGCAGCGGCACAGCGATCATCACGCCAACCCCACGCGGCGCTATCAGACGCTGCGCAGCATGGATGGCGCGCCGAACCTGCCCAGCGGATACGCCACCATGTTGACCCTGGCGTACTTCCCGCCACTGTGGCGCAAGGTCATGGACCATCGAGTGCTCGATCACTATGACGGCGATATCACCCGGGTGAACATCCAGCCGAGTAAGCGCGCAAAGATTCTGGCCAGGTACGGCGTGACGGAAGGGGCGGCATAA
- a CDS encoding amino acid permease, with protein MPGSGLWRTKSVEQSIADTDEPETKLRRDLTWWDLTVFGVSVVIGAGIFTVTASTAANVTGPAISLSFIMAAIGCGLAAMCYAEFASTIPVAGSAYTFSYATFGEFAAWILGWDLILEFSVGAATVAKGWSSYLSTVFGLSSGAVHLGAVKIDWGALLIVSVLTVLLAVGTKLSSRVSLVITTIKVLVVLLVIIVGAFFIKTANYTPFIPPAEAGSSSRQGLDQSLFSFVAGGSGSQYGWFGVLAGASIVFFAFIGFDVVATTAEETRNPQKDVPRGIIASLVIVTVLYVAVTVVLSGMVKYSDLRVADSHPNLSTAFHLNGVDWAAKVIAVGALAGLTTVVMVLMLGQIRVIFAMCRDGLLPRELARTGSHGTPIRITLIVGFLVAVAASLTPIEGLEEIVNVGTLFAFVLVSAGVIVLRRSRPDLPRSFRTPGVPWLPIVAIVACGWLMLNLAVRTWLFALSWMVIGVIVYFAYSRKHSVLGLRVDVEQ; from the coding sequence ATGCCAGGTAGCGGATTGTGGCGAACCAAGTCTGTCGAACAGTCGATTGCGGATACCGACGAGCCGGAGACCAAGCTTCGTAGGGACCTAACGTGGTGGGATCTCACCGTTTTCGGGGTCTCGGTGGTTATCGGGGCGGGTATCTTCACCGTCACGGCGTCGACGGCGGCCAACGTCACCGGGCCGGCGATCTCACTCTCCTTCATCATGGCTGCGATCGGATGCGGGCTGGCGGCGATGTGCTACGCGGAATTCGCCTCCACCATCCCGGTTGCCGGGAGTGCCTACACCTTTTCCTATGCGACGTTCGGCGAGTTCGCCGCCTGGATCCTGGGCTGGGATCTGATTCTGGAGTTCTCGGTCGGTGCGGCCACCGTCGCCAAGGGCTGGTCCAGTTATCTGAGTACGGTATTTGGGTTATCCAGTGGCGCAGTACATCTCGGAGCGGTCAAGATCGACTGGGGTGCATTGCTCATTGTGTCGGTGCTGACCGTGCTGCTCGCGGTCGGTACCAAGCTGTCCTCGCGGGTATCCCTTGTCATCACCACCATCAAGGTGCTGGTGGTGCTGCTGGTCATCATTGTCGGTGCGTTCTTCATCAAGACGGCCAACTACACACCGTTCATCCCTCCGGCGGAGGCGGGCAGTTCCAGTAGGCAGGGACTAGACCAGTCCCTGTTCTCTTTCGTCGCGGGCGGCTCGGGAAGTCAGTACGGCTGGTTCGGTGTGCTCGCGGGTGCGTCGATCGTTTTCTTCGCGTTCATCGGTTTCGATGTCGTCGCCACGACCGCGGAGGAGACGCGGAACCCGCAGAAGGATGTGCCGCGCGGCATCATCGCTTCGTTGGTCATCGTGACCGTCCTGTACGTCGCGGTGACTGTGGTGCTCTCGGGCATGGTCAAGTACAGCGATCTGCGGGTCGCTGACTCCCATCCGAATCTGTCCACGGCATTCCACCTCAACGGTGTCGACTGGGCCGCCAAGGTGATCGCGGTCGGTGCATTGGCGGGGCTGACCACCGTGGTCATGGTGCTGATGCTCGGGCAGATCCGCGTTATTTTCGCGATGTGCCGCGACGGGCTGCTGCCGCGTGAGCTGGCGCGAACCGGCTCGCACGGCACACCGATACGGATCACGCTGATCGTTGGCTTTCTTGTTGCGGTAGCCGCTTCTCTCACCCCGATCGAGGGGCTGGAGGAGATTGTCAACGTCGGCACGTTGTTCGCGTTTGTGCTGGTGTCGGCCGGCGTCATCGTGCTGCGGCGCTCCCGGCCCGACCTGCCCCGCAGCTTCCGTACGCCCGGCGTGCCGTGGCTACCGATTGTGGCGATCGTGGCGTGCGGGTGGTTGATGCTCAATCTCGCGGTGCGGACCTGGTTGTTCGCCTTGAGCTGGATGGTCATCGGCGTGATCGTGTACTTCGCCTACAGCCGCAAGCACTCGGTGCTTGGGCTGCGCGTCGACGTCGAGCAGTAA
- a CDS encoding cation diffusion facilitator family transporter produces the protein MSAGGSKRAIIAALAANAGIAVAKFIGFAITGSSSMLAESVHSIADTSNQGLLLYGQRAASKEADRLHPFGYGRSRFFYSFVVALVLFTLGSVFALYEGYHKIHAPEHLQSPIVAIAILGVAIALEGYSFRTAFVESKPLKGGASWWQFIRNSRNPELPVVLLEDTGALLGLAFALFGVGMTIVTGDPVWDGIGTVAIGVLLGIIAIVLMVEMKSLLIGEGATAIQEQAILDALAGTDDVERVIHCRTQYLGPEELLVAAKIAITPSAELPRVAATIDAAERRVRAAVPIAQVIYLEPDLDRSAANS, from the coding sequence ATGTCGGCAGGTGGCAGTAAGAGGGCGATTATCGCGGCGCTGGCGGCCAATGCCGGTATCGCCGTGGCCAAGTTCATCGGCTTCGCGATCACCGGAAGTTCATCGATGCTGGCCGAGTCCGTGCATTCGATCGCGGACACGTCCAACCAGGGTCTGCTGTTGTACGGACAGCGGGCCGCGAGTAAGGAAGCAGATCGCCTGCACCCGTTCGGGTATGGGCGTAGCCGATTCTTCTACTCCTTTGTGGTCGCGCTGGTGTTGTTCACTCTGGGCTCGGTCTTCGCCCTCTACGAGGGCTATCACAAGATCCATGCACCCGAACATCTCCAGTCACCCATCGTCGCGATCGCCATTTTGGGGGTGGCGATAGCGCTTGAGGGTTACAGCTTCCGCACCGCGTTCGTGGAATCCAAGCCGCTGAAGGGTGGCGCCAGCTGGTGGCAGTTCATCCGGAACTCGCGCAATCCGGAGTTGCCCGTCGTGCTGCTGGAAGACACCGGTGCGTTGTTGGGGCTGGCCTTCGCGTTGTTCGGTGTCGGCATGACCATCGTCACCGGTGATCCGGTATGGGACGGGATCGGCACCGTGGCCATCGGTGTGCTGCTGGGCATCATCGCCATCGTGCTTATGGTCGAGATGAAGAGCCTGTTGATCGGGGAGGGGGCGACCGCGATACAGGAGCAGGCAATCCTGGACGCGCTGGCTGGTACGGACGACGTCGAGCGGGTAATCCATTGCCGTACCCAGTATCTGGGTCCGGAAGAGCTGTTGGTCGCGGCCAAGATCGCCATCACGCCCTCCGCCGAGCTGCCGCGGGTTGCCGCCACGATCGATGCCGCCGAACGGCGAGTGCGCGCGGCCGTGCCGATAGCACAGGTGATCTATCTGGAACCCGATCTGGATCGTTCGGCGGCAAATTCTTAG
- the manA gene encoding mannose-6-phosphate isomerase, class I: protein MNLLRGAIRTYAWGSRTAIAEFTGRPTPTPHPEAELWLGAHPADPAYLETGGGAESLLEVVAADPTGQLGAASVAEFGDQLPFLLKVLAADEPLSLQAHPSAQQAADGFAREEAAGVPLNSPVRNYRDRNHKPELVVALDRFEALAGFRDPGDTVDLFRALDVEALTPYVNLLAGQSDADGLRALFTTWITLPQPSLDVLVPAVLDGAVRYLSSDDVRFVGEARTLLELGERYPADAGVLASLLLNRLTLEPGEGIYLPAGNLHAYLRGLAVEIMANSDNVLRGGLTPKHVDVPELLRVLDFSPASEAHLHVETVTDGAQTRYRTPAREFALSRFDLAAGEPTQVGIKGPRILLCTQGDVTLDGSGAGLKVRAGQSVWVPADGGSVTLTGRSDARVFMATVDADA from the coding sequence GTGAATCTGCTCAGGGGGGCGATAAGGACGTACGCCTGGGGTTCGCGGACGGCCATCGCCGAGTTCACCGGACGCCCCACGCCCACACCGCATCCGGAGGCCGAGCTGTGGCTGGGGGCGCATCCCGCGGACCCCGCATATCTGGAAACCGGTGGCGGCGCAGAGTCGTTGCTTGAGGTGGTGGCCGCCGATCCGACCGGCCAGCTGGGTGCGGCGTCCGTGGCGGAGTTTGGTGACCAGTTACCCTTCCTGCTCAAGGTGCTAGCCGCCGACGAGCCACTTTCCTTGCAGGCGCACCCAAGCGCCCAGCAGGCCGCGGACGGGTTCGCGCGCGAAGAGGCGGCGGGTGTGCCGCTCAACTCTCCGGTACGTAACTACCGCGATCGCAACCACAAACCGGAACTTGTGGTGGCCTTAGACCGTTTCGAGGCGCTGGCGGGTTTCCGTGATCCGGGCGATACGGTGGACCTGTTCCGTGCGCTCGACGTCGAAGCGCTGACACCGTATGTGAACCTGCTGGCCGGTCAATCCGATGCCGATGGTCTACGGGCCCTGTTCACCACCTGGATCACCCTTCCCCAGCCGAGTCTGGATGTGTTGGTGCCCGCGGTGCTCGACGGGGCGGTGCGTTATCTGTCCTCCGATGACGTGCGCTTCGTCGGCGAGGCCCGCACGCTCCTGGAGTTGGGTGAGCGCTATCCCGCAGACGCGGGCGTGCTGGCCTCGCTGCTGTTGAATCGGCTGACGCTGGAACCGGGGGAGGGGATCTACCTGCCTGCCGGGAACCTGCACGCGTATCTGCGCGGCTTGGCGGTGGAGATCATGGCCAACTCCGATAACGTCCTGCGCGGCGGCCTGACGCCCAAGCACGTAGATGTTCCGGAACTGCTTCGGGTGCTGGACTTTTCGCCCGCTTCCGAGGCGCACCTACATGTCGAGACGGTTACCGATGGTGCCCAGACCCGCTACCGCACTCCTGCCAGGGAGTTCGCGCTTTCGCGTTTCGACTTGGCGGCCGGCGAGCCCACCCAGGTGGGTATCAAGGGCCCGCGGATACTGCTGTGCACCCAGGGCGATGTGACTCTGGACGGTTCGGGGGCCGGCCTGAAGGTGCGTGCGGGTCAGTCGGTGTGGGTGCCGGCCGACGGGGGCAGTGTCACACTGACCGGGCGGTCCGATGCCCGGGTGTTCATGGCAACAGTCGACGCGGACGCGTAA
- a CDS encoding phosphomannomutase/phosphoglucomutase, with translation MARSADAVHAVIKAYDVRGLLGEQIDESFVFDVGSSFARLIKAERDDSADSSRAPRVVVGRDMRDSSPSLAQAFTDGVTAQGVDVVQIGLASTDQLYFASGLLDCPGAMFTASHNPAAYNGIKLCRAGAKPVGKDTGLSVISGELIDGVPGYDGPVGTVTERDVLAEYGDFLRSLVQLSGARPLRVAVDAGNGMAGHTTPAVLGAIPSITLAPLYFELDGNFPNHEANPLDAENLRDLQAFVAAESADIGLAFDGDADRCFVVDERGRAVSPSAVTALVARRELEREIGGTIIHNLITSRAVPELVVEHGGTPVRSRVGHSFIKALMAETGAIFGGEHSAHYYFRDFWGADSGMLAALHVLAALSEQERPLSDLMSDYERYAASGEINFRVSNAGACIDEVLKSFGTQIVSIDHLDGVTVDIGAGTWFNLRTSNTEPLLRLNVEARTDEDVAAVVARISDLVDRTEAAT, from the coding sequence ATGGCCCGGTCCGCCGACGCTGTCCACGCTGTCATCAAGGCGTACGACGTCCGTGGCCTCCTGGGCGAGCAGATCGATGAATCTTTTGTCTTCGACGTGGGATCGTCGTTCGCGCGGTTGATCAAGGCCGAACGGGACGACTCCGCCGATTCATCGAGGGCGCCGCGGGTTGTGGTGGGGCGCGATATGCGGGATTCCTCGCCGTCCTTGGCGCAGGCGTTCACCGACGGTGTGACCGCCCAGGGCGTCGACGTGGTGCAGATCGGATTGGCATCCACCGATCAGCTGTACTTCGCTTCTGGATTGTTGGACTGCCCGGGCGCGATGTTCACCGCAAGCCACAATCCGGCCGCATACAACGGAATCAAGCTGTGCCGCGCCGGTGCCAAACCTGTGGGCAAGGACACCGGTCTGTCCGTTATCAGTGGCGAGTTGATTGACGGCGTACCTGGCTACGACGGTCCCGTGGGCACGGTCACCGAGCGTGACGTGCTGGCAGAGTATGGCGACTTCCTGCGGTCGCTGGTGCAGTTGAGCGGAGCGCGCCCGCTACGGGTGGCGGTGGATGCCGGAAATGGTATGGCCGGGCACACGACTCCTGCGGTGTTGGGTGCGATTCCCTCGATCACGCTGGCTCCCTTGTACTTCGAGTTGGACGGTAATTTTCCCAACCACGAGGCCAACCCGCTCGATGCCGAAAATCTACGTGATCTGCAGGCGTTCGTCGCCGCGGAGAGCGCCGATATCGGTCTGGCCTTTGACGGCGACGCGGACCGGTGCTTTGTGGTCGACGAGCGTGGTCGGGCGGTATCGCCTTCGGCGGTAACCGCTTTGGTAGCTCGCCGGGAGCTGGAGCGGGAAATCGGCGGCACCATCATCCATAATCTGATCACCTCGCGTGCCGTCCCCGAGCTCGTGGTCGAACACGGCGGGACGCCGGTACGGTCTCGCGTCGGTCACTCGTTCATCAAGGCATTGATGGCCGAGACGGGCGCGATCTTCGGCGGCGAGCACTCCGCGCACTATTACTTCCGTGACTTCTGGGGTGCCGATTCCGGCATGCTGGCGGCTCTGCATGTGCTGGCGGCGCTCAGTGAACAAGAGCGGCCGCTATCGGATCTCATGTCCGATTACGAGCGCTACGCGGCGTCCGGTGAGATCAACTTCCGCGTGTCGAACGCCGGGGCCTGCATTGATGAGGTGCTCAAGTCGTTTGGCACACAAATAGTTTCGATCGATCACCTCGATGGAGTGACCGTCGATATCGGTGCGGGAACCTGGTTTAACCTGCGCACATCCAACACCGAGCCCTTACTGCGACTCAATGTCGAGGCTCGCACCGATGAAGATGTGGCCGCCGTGGTCGCGCGCATCTCGGATTTGGTTGATCGGACAGAGGCTGCCACCTGA
- a CDS encoding DUF3499 domain-containing protein, giving the protein MRAPRRCCRPGCPNSAVATLTFVYADSTAVVGPLATSSEPHSWDLCAQHASRITAPRGWELVRYNGPLPSNPEDDDLVALADAVRETTGGVRVAAAGFSEPALDVSAPAPNVAPRPVHPAPVGRRRGHLRVLPDPSE; this is encoded by the coding sequence GTGAGAGCCCCCCGTCGCTGCTGTCGACCCGGGTGCCCGAATTCCGCCGTGGCGACGTTGACCTTCGTCTACGCGGATTCGACGGCCGTGGTCGGGCCGCTGGCCACATCCAGCGAGCCGCATTCGTGGGATCTGTGCGCGCAGCACGCGAGCCGGATCACCGCGCCCCGCGGATGGGAACTGGTCCGCTACAACGGTCCGTTGCCGTCGAATCCGGAGGATGACGACCTGGTTGCGCTGGCGGACGCGGTACGCGAAACCACCGGCGGTGTCCGGGTGGCTGCTGCGGGATTCAGCGAGCCGGCGCTCGATGTCAGCGCCCCCGCACCCAACGTGGCCCCGCGTCCTGTGCACCCGGCTCCGGTGGGCCGCCGCCGTGGGCATCTGAGAGTTCTGCCCGATCCGTCCGAGTGA
- a CDS encoding metallopeptidase family protein: MSRDGRRGGSAGGPGSQGSRRGRDFRGPLLPPTVPGWRSRAERFDMAVLEAYEPIERAWQSRLEGLDVAVDEIPRIQPKDPDSVQWPPEVIADGPIPLARLIPAGVDTRGNTTRARIVLFRKPIELRAKKSGDLSDLLHDLLVAQVATHLGVEPSVIDPTITDEGD; this comes from the coding sequence ATGTCACGTGACGGACGGCGCGGCGGCTCGGCCGGAGGGCCCGGCTCGCAGGGCTCTCGGCGAGGGCGCGATTTCCGCGGCCCCCTACTGCCGCCCACCGTGCCCGGCTGGCGTTCACGCGCCGAGCGCTTCGATATGGCGGTGCTGGAGGCGTACGAACCGATCGAGCGGGCCTGGCAGTCACGCCTCGAAGGACTCGATGTCGCGGTCGATGAAATACCGCGCATTCAGCCCAAGGATCCGGATTCGGTCCAGTGGCCGCCGGAGGTGATCGCGGACGGACCGATACCGTTGGCCAGGCTAATCCCTGCCGGCGTAGACACCCGGGGCAACACCACCCGGGCGCGGATTGTGTTATTCCGCAAGCCGATCGAATTGCGCGCGAAGAAATCTGGGGATTTGTCGGATCTACTGCACGATCTTTTGGTCGCGCAGGTTGCCACCCACCTGGGGGTGGAGCCGTCGGTGATCGACCCGACCATCACCGACGAGGGCGACTAG
- a CDS encoding WhiB family transcriptional regulator: MQNDFDALAAVADDQWQEKALCAQTDPEAFFPEKGGSTREAKRICQGCEVKDECLEYALANDERFGIWGGLSERERRRLKRGII; encoded by the coding sequence GTGCAGAACGATTTTGACGCGCTTGCTGCCGTCGCTGACGATCAGTGGCAAGAAAAGGCGCTGTGCGCACAGACCGATCCCGAGGCGTTCTTCCCCGAAAAGGGCGGATCGACTCGTGAAGCCAAGCGAATCTGCCAGGGTTGCGAAGTCAAGGACGAGTGCCTTGAGTATGCGCTGGCCAACGACGAACGGTTCGGCATTTGGGGCGGGCTGTCCGAGCGTGAGCGCCGCCGCCTGAAGCGGGGCATCATCTGA
- the cofD gene encoding 2-phospho-L-lactate transferase, translating into MKVTVLVGGVGGARFLLGVQRLLGSDPSKHQINAVVNIGDDAWMHGVRICPDLDTCMYTLGGAVDPERGWGHRGETWNAMEELAAYGAQPDWFSLGDRDLATHLIRSQMLRAGYPLSAVTEALCNRWQPGVRLLPASDDRCETHVVITDPTDGEQRAIHFQQWWVQHRAQVPTHSFAFIGADEAKSGPGVAEAIGEADVVLLAPSNPVVSIGAILAVGGVRGALRTTSAPVIGYSPIVSGKPLRGMADECLRVIGVEVSSQGVGEHFGARSQTGILDGWLVDEGDAAHIAGVQVRSVPLLMTDPDATAAMVRAGLDLAGVTL; encoded by the coding sequence GTGAAAGTCACCGTTCTCGTCGGTGGCGTCGGCGGAGCGCGCTTCCTCCTCGGCGTCCAGCGCTTGCTCGGATCGGATCCCAGCAAGCATCAGATAAACGCCGTTGTGAACATTGGCGACGACGCCTGGATGCACGGTGTCAGGATCTGCCCTGACCTGGACACCTGCATGTACACCCTGGGCGGCGCGGTCGATCCGGAGCGCGGTTGGGGGCACCGCGGCGAGACCTGGAATGCCATGGAGGAGCTGGCCGCCTACGGCGCCCAACCCGACTGGTTTTCGCTCGGCGACAGGGACCTGGCCACTCACCTGATACGCAGCCAAATGCTGCGAGCCGGTTACCCGCTATCGGCGGTCACCGAAGCGTTATGCAACCGATGGCAGCCCGGAGTCCGGCTGTTACCCGCCAGTGACGACCGCTGCGAGACCCACGTGGTGATCACCGACCCCACCGACGGGGAGCAGCGCGCCATCCACTTCCAGCAGTGGTGGGTGCAGCACCGCGCACAGGTTCCCACGCACAGCTTCGCGTTCATCGGCGCCGACGAAGCAAAGTCCGGCCCCGGAGTTGCCGAGGCCATCGGCGAGGCCGATGTGGTCTTGCTGGCGCCGTCCAACCCGGTCGTGAGCATCGGGGCCATCCTGGCGGTCGGCGGAGTTCGCGGGGCACTCCGCACGACCTCCGCTCCGGTCATCGGGTACTCACCGATCGTGTCCGGCAAGCCACTGCGCGGAATGGCCGACGAATGTTTGCGCGTGATCGGTGTCGAGGTCAGCTCACAGGGTGTGGGAGAACACTTCGGCGCCCGGTCGCAGACCGGCATCCTCGACGGCTGGCTGGTCGACGAGGGTGACGCCGCTCACATTGCGGGAGTTCAGGTACGGTCGGTTCCGCTACTCATGACCGACCCCGACGCGACGGCGGCAATGGTACGTGCGGGACTTGACCTGGCCGGAGTTACCTTATGA